The following coding sequences lie in one Salvelinus sp. IW2-2015 unplaced genomic scaffold, ASM291031v2 Un_scaffold3201, whole genome shotgun sequence genomic window:
- the LOC112075500 gene encoding ankyrin repeat and fibronectin type-III domain-containing protein 1-like: QLDEMWQELRWITDALQYARYKHPSGGVPITRLVNASKPESDQGAQKSDSASSTMDYLPTPSPSPELRPRKAASDSQLGSDEDGCSEVFLPTDSDYDSSEALSPRELDLLYSPQQDLSRQAVHALGGSAPDVLQIHELRYSICQPKDLPLSPAFPLSPGPPLSPALILPETTFSCTKILEGLSLSKTTQDQHSYTPLWPLANPPTKRKLLSRSHGAAGAQQGYFSGPQHWLKGHSDSHTGSLSEGVYTRQKDADLPLDLPSPQGETYVSHASCVLEGSGAEQREPRPHVRRIFVEPCKETSPENRGWGEERGMEGREERGAGVMVVVTEEGSGEEAYEGATAQDVDSDDQTNTQVSEILSSTLQD; encoded by the exons CAGCTGGATGAGATGTGGCAGGAGCTGCGTTGGATCACTGATGCCCTGCAGTATGCCCGCTACAAGCATCCCAGTGGCGGTGTGCCCATCACCCGCCTGGTCAATGCCAGCAAGCCTGAGTCAGACCAGGGGGCACAGAAGAGTGACTCAGCATCCTCTACCATGGACTACCTACCCACACCATCACCCTCACCTGAGCTACGACCCAGGAAGGCTGCTAGTG ACTCCCAACTGGGGTCAGATGAGGACGGTTGTTCAGAGGTGTTCCTGCCAACAGACAGCGACTATGACTCCAGCGAGGCCTTGTCCCCCCGTGAGCTGGACCTGCTCTACTCTCCCCAACAGGACCTATCCCGGCAGGCTGTGCACGCCCTGGGAGGCAGCGCTCCCGACGTACTGCAGATACACGAACTAAG GTACAGCATCTGCCAGCCCAAagacctccccctctcccccgccttccccctctccccaggcccacccctctcccctgccctcaTCCTCCCAGAGACCACCTTTTCTTGCACCAAAATCCTGGAgggtctctccctctccaagACGACCCAGGACCAGCACTCCTACACCCCTCTTTGGCCCCTAGCCAACCCCCCAACCAAGCGGAAGCTGCTGTCCAGGAGCCATGGGGCGGCTGGGGCCCAGCAGGGCTACTTCAGTGGGCCCCAGCACTGGTTAAAGGGCCACAGCGACAGCCACACTGGGTCCCTGTCTGAGGGGGTCTATACCAGGCAGAAGGACGCAGACCTGCCCCTGGATCTCCCATCCCCTCAGGGGGAGACATACGTTAGTCATGCTTcctgtgtcctggagggcagtggGGCGGAGCAGAGGGAGCCCAGGCCCCATGTCAGGAGGATCTTTGTGGAACCGTGTAAGGAAACATCGCCTGAGAACAGgggttggggagaggagagagggatggagggacgggaggagagaggggcaggggtGATGGTGGTTGTCAcagaggaggggtcaggagaggaGGCATATGAAGGAGCGACAGCCCAGGATGTGGACTCAGACGACCAAACGAACACACAGGTGTCAGAGATCCTCAGCAGCACGCTCCAGGATTGA